Proteins co-encoded in one Carassius gibelio isolate Cgi1373 ecotype wild population from Czech Republic chromosome A15, carGib1.2-hapl.c, whole genome shotgun sequence genomic window:
- the LOC128029526 gene encoding POU class 2 homeobox associating factor 3 isoform X1 translates to MSADKPKVYQGVRVKTTVKELLQKHRALQAQKTATKSQAMAARDVCSTTMNTHLDVFGMQAPEPYFHTRPFTENVNVPMENAYDHQQMMHLMPHETFSGSDFVCPTSSQWSNGYIPSNTDLYSTSMVSRSSSDSFNLSSPVDYNSYSPPQSNSSSSSCYSSPTRMDLSSSYSPENFHYQHCNLQNCFCLSHWSNLQEGMATSEFAPYGSSDCLYSYGNDSYFRRDTSNSEMCYL, encoded by the exons ATGTCtg CAGATAAACCCAAGGTTTACCAGGGTGTGCGTGTGAAGACCACTGTTAAGGAGTTACTGCAGAAGCACAGAGCCCTGCAGGCACAGAAAACCGCAACG AAATCCCAAGCCATGGCTGCTCGCGATGTCTGCTCTACGACCATGAATA CCCACCTTGATGTCTTTGGAATGCAAGCTCCAGAGCCCTATTTTCACACACGTCCCTTTACCGAAAATGTCAATGTCCCGATGGAAAATGCTTATGATCATCAACAGATGATGCACCTGATGCCACATGAGACTTTCAGCGGCAGTGATTTCGTGTGCCCCACTTCTTCGCAGTGGTCGAATGGATATATACCTTCTAATACGGACCTCTATAGTACTAGCATG GTATCGAGATCATCCTCAGATTCCTTCAATCTCTCAAGTCCAGTCGACTACAACAGTTACTCTCCCCCTCAGTCCAACTCCTCATCTTCTTCGTGCTACAGCTCTCCAACGCGGATGGATTTGAGCTCCAGTTACTCTCCAGAAAATTTCCACTACCAGCATTGCAACTTACAGAATTGCTTTTGTCTTTCGCATTGGTCCAATCTGCAGGAAGGCATGGCAACTTCGGAGTTTGCGCCCTATGGCTCTTCAGACTGTTTGTATTCATATGGCAACGACAGTTATTTCAGAAGGGATACTTCAAACTCAGAGATGTGTtacttataa
- the LOC128029526 gene encoding POU class 2 homeobox associating factor 3 isoform X2: protein MSDKPKVYQGVRVKTTVKELLQKHRALQAQKTATKSQAMAARDVCSTTMNTHLDVFGMQAPEPYFHTRPFTENVNVPMENAYDHQQMMHLMPHETFSGSDFVCPTSSQWSNGYIPSNTDLYSTSMVSRSSSDSFNLSSPVDYNSYSPPQSNSSSSSCYSSPTRMDLSSSYSPENFHYQHCNLQNCFCLSHWSNLQEGMATSEFAPYGSSDCLYSYGNDSYFRRDTSNSEMCYL, encoded by the exons ATGTCtg ATAAACCCAAGGTTTACCAGGGTGTGCGTGTGAAGACCACTGTTAAGGAGTTACTGCAGAAGCACAGAGCCCTGCAGGCACAGAAAACCGCAACG AAATCCCAAGCCATGGCTGCTCGCGATGTCTGCTCTACGACCATGAATA CCCACCTTGATGTCTTTGGAATGCAAGCTCCAGAGCCCTATTTTCACACACGTCCCTTTACCGAAAATGTCAATGTCCCGATGGAAAATGCTTATGATCATCAACAGATGATGCACCTGATGCCACATGAGACTTTCAGCGGCAGTGATTTCGTGTGCCCCACTTCTTCGCAGTGGTCGAATGGATATATACCTTCTAATACGGACCTCTATAGTACTAGCATG GTATCGAGATCATCCTCAGATTCCTTCAATCTCTCAAGTCCAGTCGACTACAACAGTTACTCTCCCCCTCAGTCCAACTCCTCATCTTCTTCGTGCTACAGCTCTCCAACGCGGATGGATTTGAGCTCCAGTTACTCTCCAGAAAATTTCCACTACCAGCATTGCAACTTACAGAATTGCTTTTGTCTTTCGCATTGGTCCAATCTGCAGGAAGGCATGGCAACTTCGGAGTTTGCGCCCTATGGCTCTTCAGACTGTTTGTATTCATATGGCAACGACAGTTATTTCAGAAGGGATACTTCAAACTCAGAGATGTGTtacttataa
- the si:ch211-213d14.1 gene encoding POU class 2 homeobox associating-factor 2 translates to METEFSKRVYQGVRVKHTVKDLLAEKRSRQTSGPRYAGVSSPPSPFVQMTGSHMLPSYYGMRRPFIADTEYCSSTKPFSTDVYPSSLMGKSLPVDPGCMSGYSSLIDSYYPESFGDYRSTPFSSGGSTIFSPSALSSFLPSYSSDTSHYLLRDSWEPTGSDGVEGLCGDALAPMPPSTPSSLVNPDTVSPTQFRSSSRGSSMTSSQPYSLHSLDEVNYHSSFQTTSGSFASPSFMTEPASKLVPVLPSEDTEHAPSALSDSLAWGKEDTASTWSQYEVRRTF, encoded by the exons ATGGAGACAG AATTCTCGAAGAGAGTGTATCAGGGAGTCAGGGTGAAGCACACGGTGAAAGATCTGCTGGCAGAAAAGAGGTCACGGCAGACGAGCGGCCCGCGCTACGCT GGTGTCTCATCTCCTCCGAGTCCATTTGTTCAAATGACTG GTTCTCACATGCTTCCGAGTTACTACGGCATGAGAAGACCTTTCATTGCAGACACAGAGTATTGTTCCTCAACGAAACCATTTTCTACTGATGTCTACCCATCATCGCTTATGGGAAAGTCTCTCCCGGTTGACCCCGGATGCATGTCTGGGTATTCCTCGCTTATAGACAGCTACTACCCAGAGTCATTTGGCGACTACCGCAGCACACCTTTCTCCAGCGGAGGAAGTACAATATTCTCGCCCTCTGCATTGTCTTCTTTTCTTCCTTCTTACTCCAGCGACACATCGCATTATTTGCTG AGGGACTCCTGGGAGCCCACGGGGAGCGACGGCGTGGAGGGTCTGTGTGGAGATGCTCTGGCTCCCATGCCCCCATCTACACCCAGTTCTCTGGTCAACCCCGACACCGTCAGCCCGACCCAGTTCCGCTCATCGTCCCGGGGCTCCAGCATGACGTCTTCACAGCCGTACTCTCTCCATTCACTGGATGAAGTCAATTATCACTCCTCATTTCAAACCACCTCTGGCAGCTTTGCTTCCCCTTCATTCATGACTGAGCCTGCATCCAAACTAGTGCCAGTACTGCCCTCAGAAGATACTGAACATGCCCCTTCAGCCTTGAGCGACAGCCTGGCTTGGGGCAAGGAGGACACTGCTAGCACTTGGTCACAGTATGAGGTCAGGAGGACATTCTGA